A single genomic interval of Lentimicrobium saccharophilum harbors:
- a CDS encoding alpha/beta fold hydrolase encodes MSESITYRNTPLFYRKTGKGPWVVLLHGFMESAEIWSGLAAVLEKEFSVLMIDLPGHGRSGMLGEVHTMPDMAAAVSAILRYEGVDDFVLCGHSMGGYVAAELAATSGNHVKGMVLLHSHLAPDDEVAKENRSRTINIVKLNHTGFIHQFIPDLFANENRERLSGEIEILTNRAAATPPRSIIASLEGMKLRTGSLDFLIQTEMPLYFVIGKNDSRMPYNKVMAQAMLGRNVQVMLLDNVGHMGFLEAPEKVFPALHDFIRRCCES; translated from the coding sequence ATGTCGGAATCAATTACTTATCGAAACACCCCGTTATTTTACCGGAAAACCGGGAAAGGGCCTTGGGTTGTGCTGTTGCACGGTTTTATGGAATCGGCGGAGATCTGGAGCGGGCTTGCTGCGGTACTTGAAAAGGAATTCAGTGTATTGATGATTGACCTGCCGGGACATGGCCGGAGTGGTATGCTGGGCGAGGTACACACCATGCCGGATATGGCGGCCGCGGTATCGGCAATTCTCAGATACGAAGGCGTTGACGATTTTGTACTCTGCGGACACAGTATGGGCGGTTATGTTGCTGCAGAGCTGGCTGCCACTTCTGGAAATCATGTTAAAGGAATGGTACTGTTACATTCGCATCTTGCACCCGACGATGAAGTGGCAAAGGAAAACCGCAGCCGGACTATAAATATAGTTAAACTAAATCATACCGGATTCATCCACCAGTTTATACCGGACCTTTTCGCCAATGAAAACAGGGAAAGACTCTCAGGGGAAATAGAAATTCTAACGAACCGCGCGGCTGCCACCCCTCCCAGGTCGATTATCGCATCGCTCGAGGGGATGAAACTCCGGACAGGCAGCCTCGATTTCCTGATTCAGACAGAAATGCCCCTTTACTTTGTAATTGGTAAAAACGACAGCCGGATGCCTTACAATAAGGTGATGGCCCAGGCAATGCTGGGACGAAATGTTCAGGTTATGTTACTTGATAATGTTGGCCACATGGGCTTTCTTGAAGCCCCTGAAAAGGTGTTTCCCGCCCTGCATGATTTCATCAGGCGTTGCTGCGAAAGCTAA
- the nadD gene encoding nicotinate (nicotinamide) nucleotide adenylyltransferase: MNKPGKPTPSKLTGLFFGSFNPIHFGHLCIAEFMVEFGGLKEVWFIVSPHNPLKDKATLLSDQYRLEMVEAAIENDERFRVSDIEFRMPRPSYTIDTLARLSEQHPDRQFVLIAGTDVLPSFHKWKNYEQLLDQYRLMIYPRHGDEDHPLLSHPSITVVNAPRIEISASFIREAIKNGKNIRYFLPDKVMKIIEKMGFYLR, translated from the coding sequence ATGAACAAACCGGGAAAACCGACTCCATCTAAGCTAACCGGACTGTTTTTCGGATCCTTTAACCCCATTCACTTCGGGCATCTGTGTATCGCTGAATTTATGGTTGAATTCGGCGGATTGAAAGAAGTATGGTTTATTGTGTCACCTCACAATCCGCTGAAAGACAAGGCAACCCTTCTTTCGGACCAGTACCGCCTCGAAATGGTGGAAGCAGCCATTGAAAATGATGAGCGTTTCAGGGTCTCGGATATCGAATTCCGGATGCCCAGGCCATCCTACACCATTGATACCCTTGCCAGATTGAGCGAGCAACACCCCGACCGGCAGTTCGTGCTGATTGCAGGGACAGATGTCCTGCCTTCATTTCATAAGTGGAAAAATTACGAACAGCTGCTCGATCAATACCGCCTGATGATTTATCCCAGGCATGGAGATGAGGACCACCCCCTGCTCAGCCACCCTTCGATAACAGTGGTGAACGCTCCCCGCATCGAAATATCGGCAAGTTTTATCCGCGAAGCAATCAAAAACGGTAAAAACATCCGGTATTTCCTCCCGGATAAGGTTATGAAAATCATTGAGAAAATGGGATTCTATCTTCGTTAG